In Macadamia integrifolia cultivar HAES 741 chromosome 1, SCU_Mint_v3, whole genome shotgun sequence, a single window of DNA contains:
- the LOC122063330 gene encoding L-type lectin-domain containing receptor kinase S.1-like, whose translation MALRLETLLPRLISDEQGAFQKGKMIHGNISVASELANLMFSTSRGGGLGLKIDIRKAVSERAAAASGQRLWALASELANVIAPTAASDVYSYGVFVLEVACGRRPIEKSSDDEPLLIDWVKELYAKGRLIEAADSRIAREYKVEDMEAVLKIGLACCHPDPDRRPTMREVVDLWLMQLTET comes from the exons ATGGCGCTGAGACTAGAGACCCTTCTCCCTAGATTGATTTCAGATGAACAGGGAGCcttccaaaaggggaagatGATTCATGGCAATATTAGTGTGGCTTCTGAGCTAGCAAATCTAATGTTTTCAACATCCAGAGGGGGCGGCCTTGGTTTGAAAATTGATATAAGGAAAGC AGTGTCGGAGAGAGCAGCAGCGGCCAGCGGCCAGCGGTTATGGGCCCTAGCGTCAGAGTTGGCGAACGTAATAGCTCCGACGGCGGCAAGCGATGTGTACAGTTACGGGGTGTTTGTGCTGGAGGTGGCGTGCGGGCGGAGACCCATTGAAAAGTCATCTGATGACGAGCCGCTGTTGATCGATTGGGTGAAAGAGCTTTATGCGAAAGGGAGGCTCATCGAAGCTGCTGACTCGAGGATTGCAAGGGAGTACAAGGTGGAAGACATGGAGGCGGTGCTTAAGATTGGGTTGGCTTGTTGCCATCCTGACCCTGACCGCAGGCCTACCATGAGGGAGGTTGTAGACTTATGGCTAATGCAGCTGACTGAAacttga